A stretch of the Pseudochaenichthys georgianus unplaced genomic scaffold, fPseGeo1.2 scaffold_423_arrow_ctg1, whole genome shotgun sequence genome encodes the following:
- the LOC139433403 gene encoding gastrula zinc finger protein XlCGF57.1-like, translating into MQRETVCLTESAGKGDLGNMSKVQMLLSLKKQRLTAANEEIFALFEQTIAELEEELFLSKEENKRLQKLLDAVLQPQLRIHRADVQQLVVVKEELPPDQQECSTSLDQENPEPPPHIKQEQEGEQLQELEEADINKSIFTPVPVKSECDEEKPQSSQPHKRQTEHMETEADGDDCRGPEPARNSDPESSLQPKTEDHTEDSSEPDTGDSSEPDTGDSADWKETREPASGSNSLKNRHESVSDPRNSAEKKPFSCSVCKKAFPQSGDLKKHMRIHTGEKPFSCTVSEKAFSQSESLKIHMRIHTGEMLHSCSVCKKAFSHSGSLKIHMRIHTREMLHSCSVCKKGFSLSGYLKIHMRIHTGEKPFTCTVCKKAFSQSGSLKDHMIIHTGEIPHSCSVCKKAFSQSGYLKNHMRIHTGEKPFTCSVCKKAFSHSGNLKEHMKIHTGEKPFSCSVCKNAFSHSAHLKKHMRIHTGEKPFTCSVCKKAFSHSGNLKEHMRIHTGEKPFTCSVCKKAFSHSGHLKRHMRVHTGEEK; encoded by the exons atgcagagagaaacggtgtgtttaacggagtctgcaggaaaaggtgatctaggaaacatgagtaaagtccaaatgctgctgtcgttgaagaagcagcgactcactgctgctaatgaagagatatttgctctgtttgaacaaacaatagcagagctcgaggaggagctgtttctttctaaagaggagaacaagagactccagaaactactggacgctgttttacagcctcagcttcggatccacagagcag atgtccagcagctggtggtggttaaagaagagcttccccctgaccagcaggagtgcagcaccagtctggaccaggagaacccagagccccccccacacattaagcaggaacaggagggagagcagcttcaggagctggaggaggctgatatcaaCAAGTCCATTTTCACTCCtgtccctgtgaagagtgaatgtgatgaagagaaacctcagtcctctcagcctcataaaagacaaactgaacacatggaaacagaagctgatggagatgactgtcgaggaccagaaccagccaggaactcagatccagagagcagtttgcaaccaaagactgaggaccacactgaagactcttctgaacctgacactggggactcttctgaacctgacactggagaCAGTGCTGACTGGAaagagaccagagaacctgcctcaggctcaaactcactgaaaaatagacatgaatctgtcagtgatccacgaaatagtgctgaaaagaaaccattcagctgctccgtctgtaagaaagcttttccaCAGAGTGGagatttaaagaaacacatgagaatccacacaggagagaaaccattcagctgtacAGTCAgtgagaaagctttttcacagagtgaaagtttaaagatacacatgagaatccacacaggagagatgctacacagctgctcagtctgtaagaaagctttttcacatagtggaagtttaaagatacacatgagaatccacacaagaGAGATGCTACatagctgctcagtctgtaagaaaggttTTTCACTGAGTGGATATTTAAAgatacacatgagaatccacacaggagagaaaccattcacctgtacagtctgtaagaaagctttttcacagagtggaagtttaaaggacCACATgataatccacacaggagagataccacacagctgctcagtctgtaagaaagctttttcacagagtggataTTTAAAGaaccacatgagaatccacacaggagagaaaccattcacctgctcagtctgtaagaaagctttttcacatagtggaaatttaaaggaacacatgaaaatccacacaggagagaaaccattcagctgctcagtctgtaagaacgctttttcacatagtgcacatttaaagaaacacatgagaatccacacaggagagaaaccattcacctgctcagtctgtaagaaagctttttcacatagtggaaatttaaaggaacacatgagaatccacacaggagagaaaccattcacctgctcagtctgtaagaaagctttttcacatagtggacatttaaagagacacatgagagtccacacaggagaggaaaaatAG